From the Anopheles coustani chromosome X, idAnoCousDA_361_x.2, whole genome shotgun sequence genome, one window contains:
- the LOC131269359 gene encoding uncharacterized protein LOC131269359 — MARLAAALALVLGSGALAAPEIDAAGPSAGPRRFHAKFVIDRRTAQSIGINHPTAVPPSSTRGPETPLPNVAKLRSTTRCREGCLQKRSIKDILCTQQRECSMCWDVCNRNHQLRKENELAHRLLLSLVRLIRNESVVTADIEWTTPEELVQHQPHPGVPSPLAASENVERLSRIARDGSGQPASAAAVSRIMQTLQRTGTGGGSVTATRQPATQEYHQCLVSWEISGGGLTGNLLTETSKVELSLWPNTKYHVHVTCRNKETDALIRSSSLLVDTSEAVIVSLQGTTTPATTTSDRPLVNSAINSAVRDEAEVFVPSADEEVLGERHQQQQQQLGQYQRQHSFWPFDRSGGSASPSGSKEAIILGVFVALLALVLVALTVVLVVRRKPGSHEDRELLIESEVLPKILHV, encoded by the exons ATGGCCCGGTTGGCCGCCGCGTTGGCGCTGGTGCTCGGTTCGGGCGCGCTGGCGGCGCCGGAAATCGATGCCGCCGGCCCGTCCGCCGGCCCCCGCCGGTTTCACGCGAAGTTTGTAATCGACCGGCGAACGGCGCAATCAATCGGCATCAATCACCCAACCGCCGTGCCACCATCCTCAACCCGGGGGCCCGAGACGCCCCTGCCGAACGTGGCCAAGCTTCGCTCGACGACGCGCTGTCGGGAGGGATGCTTGCAGAAG cGTTCCATAAAGGACATCCTTTGCACGCAGCAGCGCGAGTGCTCCATG TGCTGGGACGTGTGCAACCGTAACCACCAGCTGCGGAAGGAGAACGAGCTAGCGCACCGGCTGCTGCTGAGCCTGGTCCGGTTGATCCGCAACGAGTCGGTGGTGACGGCGGACATCGAGTGGACCACGCCGGAGGAGCTGGTCCAGCACCAGCCGCACCCGGGCGTCCCCTCGCCGCTGGCCGCCAGCGAGAACGTCGAGCGGCTGTCTCGCATCGCCCGGGACGGCTCGGGACAGCCGGCGAGTGCGGCCGCCGTTTCGCGCATCATGCAGACGCTGCAGCGGACGGGCACCGGCGGCGGGTCGGTGACGGCCACGAGGCAACCCGCGACCCAGGAGTACCACCAGTGTCTGGTGTCGTGGGAGATCTCGGGCGGCGGCCTCACCGGCAACCTGCTGACGGAAACGTCCAAGGTGGAGCTGTCCCTGTGGCCCAACACCAAGTACCACGTGCACGTGACGTGCCGCAATAAG GAAACGGACGCCCTGATCCGATCGTCGTCGCTGCTGGTGGACACGAGCGAGGCGGTCATTGTGAGCCTCCAGGGAACGACCACTCCCGCGACAACGACGAGTGACCGCCCGCTGGTGAACTCCGCCATCAACTCGGCCGTCCGCGACGAGGCGGAGGTGTTCGTCCCTTCGGCCGACGAGGAGGTGCTAGGTGAgcggcatcagcagcagcagcagcagctaggTCAATACCAACGACAGCACAGCTTCTGGCCGTTCGATCGGTCCGGCGGGTCGGCGTCACCGAGCGGCTCGAAGGAGGCGATCATCCTGGGCGTGTTCGTGGCGTTGCTCGCGCTCGTCCTCGTCGCGCTCACCGTCGTGCTGGTGGTCCGCCGGAAGCCGGGTTCGCACGAGGACCGCGAGCTGCTGATCGAGAGCGAGGTGCTGCCCAAGATTCTGCACGTTTGA